GCGTTTTATTATATCAGACAGGAGATTCACAAGTTGTATGGTGTTACCGTTTTTGCGTGGACTTCCAAAAAGTATGACCGTTTTCATTATAGCCCTCCTTGTTTTTTTAAACTTCCTTATTATAAGGATTTTTTCTCTAACGGGTCAAGTGGGTAAAAATCGATTGACAGATTTTAAGTCCCTTGCTATAGAAAAAATAAATACCCGTGGATTGAAAAGGAGCAATAACGAGCTTATAATGTAAGTATCAATTGTTATTTGTTTGGCTTATAAGTCTTACAAGCCTGTAGACCAATAAATTGGTTGAAAGGAGGGATAAGGAGAATGGATAACAAGCAGGAAAATAAAGGTTGGAGTCCATATCTCGCCGGTGCCCTGACTGGATTGCTGCTCGTGTTCTCTGTCTGGTTTACCGGGAAGTATGTTGGGGCATCAACTACCTTTGTTCGTACGGCAGGGCTTTTTGAAAAACAATTTAATACTGAACGTGTAAGCAAAATGGAATATTTCGTAAAGGAAATACCCAAAATTGACTGGCAGTGGATGTTTGTGGTGGGTATATTCTTTGGTTCACTTATTGCCTCAACAACCTCAAAAACCTTTCGCTGGCAGGCTACTCCTACTATGTGGGAAGGTCGCTTTGGTCCAAATAAGGCAAAACGGGCAATTGTAGCATTTATTGGTGGGGCTATAGCGATGTTTGGGGCAAGGCTTGCCGATGGGTGACCGAGTGGCCATGGGCTGAGCGGTTCGCTCCAGTTAGCAGTAAGTGGATATATTTCTTTGATATGTTTTTTTGTTGGTGGTCTTATTGTTGCCTATATCCTTTATAAAGGAGGTAACAAGACATGAGTGAACTCGTATACGGTTTTGTGACAGGGATAATATTCGGGTTCCTTTTACAAAAGGGACACGTGATTCGCTATGACAAACAACTTGGTGCATTACGTCTCATTGATATGACAATTGTGAAGTTTATGCTCTCTACGATTCTAATGGCAATGGTCGGGGTTTATCTCCTTAAGGACCTTGGTATTGCTAAACTTTCTGTAAAACCGACGATTTTAGGGGGGAATATTATTGGCGGCCTTATCTTTGGATTTGGCTGGGGGTTTCTCGGCTATTGTCCAGGGACATCACTTGGAGCATTGGGAGAAGGACGATGGGACGCAGCCTGGGGTATACTGGGGATGCTTACCGGTGCAGCAATTTTTGCAGAAGCCTTCCCTGTTCTAAAGAACTCAGTCCTCAAATGGGGAGTATACGGGAAAATCACAATACCGCAGATACTGGGGATAAACCACTGGATTATCATAGTTCTATTTGTCATAATCAGCATATTGCTGTTCAGGTGGTTTGAGAAGAAGGGGATGTAAACGAAGGACGATGGACGAAAAAAGAATTTGCGTCCATCGTGTTAGTTATCCCGCAAGGGCAGGAGAGCGATCGTCCTAATGAACGAAGTGAATGGTCGTCCATCTTAGAAAAAAACGGAGGAAAACATGGCGTTAAAAAGTGAAAGTGCATTAAAAAGGGCAATTGAGATGGAAATGGAAGGAAAGCAATTTTACCTGCAATCAGCGGAAAAGGTAAAAAGCAAGCTTGCAAAAAATGTGTTTAAGGAACTTGCAAAAGAAGAGGATTTTCATATCAAAACTATAAAAACGATATATGGCAACCTTAAAAAAGATAAACCATTTAAAGAGTGGGTTACCACCATTGGTTCATCGGGGAAACTCGGGAAGGTTTTCAATGGTTCCCTTGCAGAGAAGGCAAAGGCTTCTGAGGATGATTTAAAAGCCCTTCGTTTTGCCCTTGATCTGGAGGATAAGAGTACAAAATATTACGAAGGCCTTGCAGGGGAAACCAAGAACGCCTTTGAAAGACGCTTTTATTTGACCCTTTCCTATGAGGAGAAGGGACATTACTTAAAAATCATGGATTCTATAGAGTATTTAACTGACCCTGTAGGATGGCTTTATATAAAGCAGGGAAGCATGGTGGACGGAGGGTGAGAAACGGTTTGGAGTTATGAGCTAACAGTTTCGGAGTATTTTATAGCATAGTGCATGGAGCAGAGAGCTAAGAGCAGAGAGTTAAAAGCTTTAAAACTCTATGCTATATGCTTGTATTAGTTCATCCACTCTATTTCTACAATCTTCCCTGCTTTTTTAAATTCAGGGTCACCGGTGAGGATAGTTGCCTTTTCGGCAAGTGCAGTTGTAATGACAAAACAATCTATAAAAGATATTGAATATTTCGCTTTTAATCTTGATGCTTCAATAACCTGCTCGAAGCTGTTGTGTATCGTTTTTATGGGAAGACCTGGGAGCACAACCTCTAAAAAGTAATCAGCCTGTTCATACCCCCCTTGTCTTGCAATGATGTAATACGTTTCACCTACATTCAGCTCGTTCATCAGGATTACTTTATCAGATGAAGATAGTATGTCTTTAACCTTCAAAAATTTTCCTTCCTTCTTCAGGTATGCAAGGAGTGCGTAAGAATCAAGTAATATCTTTTTCTTCATGCTCAAGCTCCTTTTTCCGTTCGGTTAATAAGGCATCAGTGAGGGAAGGCCCCTTTTCAAAGACCCCGCAAAAAGCTTCAACAGGATTCTCAGGTAAAGGCATGAGTTCAACGCGGTCTTTGAGTTTTTTTAGAAGAATTTTTTGTTTTGGCTTTATTTTCAAGGCATCTCTTACATTTTTGGGAATTACCA
This is a stretch of genomic DNA from Pseudomonadota bacterium. It encodes these proteins:
- a CDS encoding YeeE/YedE thiosulfate transporter family protein; its protein translation is MDNKQENKGWSPYLAGALTGLLLVFSVWFTGKYVGASTTFVRTAGLFEKQFNTERVSKMEYFVKEIPKIDWQWMFVVGIFFGSLIASTTSKTFRWQATPTMWEGRFGPNKAKRAIVAFIGGAIAMFGARLADGUPSGHGLSGSLQLAVSGYISLICFFVGGLIVAYILYKGGNKT
- a CDS encoding YeeE/YedE thiosulfate transporter family protein produces the protein MSELVYGFVTGIIFGFLLQKGHVIRYDKQLGALRLIDMTIVKFMLSTILMAMVGVYLLKDLGIAKLSVKPTILGGNIIGGLIFGFGWGFLGYCPGTSLGALGEGRWDAAWGILGMLTGAAIFAEAFPVLKNSVLKWGVYGKITIPQILGINHWIIIVLFVIISILLFRWFEKKGM
- a CDS encoding ferritin family protein, whose protein sequence is MALKSESALKRAIEMEMEGKQFYLQSAEKVKSKLAKNVFKELAKEEDFHIKTIKTIYGNLKKDKPFKEWVTTIGSSGKLGKVFNGSLAEKAKASEDDLKALRFALDLEDKSTKYYEGLAGETKNAFERRFYLTLSYEEKGHYLKIMDSIEYLTDPVGWLYIKQGSMVDGG
- a CDS encoding type II toxin-antitoxin system VapC family toxin — protein: MKKKILLDSYALLAYLKKEGKFLKVKDILSSSDKVILMNELNVGETYYIIARQGGYEQADYFLEVVLPGLPIKTIHNSFEQVIEASRLKAKYSISFIDCFVITTALAEKATILTGDPEFKKAGKIVEIEWMN
- a CDS encoding AbrB/MazE/SpoVT family DNA-binding domain-containing protein, giving the protein MTLLTMSSKGQLVIPKNVRDALKIKPKQKILLKKLKDRVELMPLPENPVEAFCGVFEKGPSLTDALLTERKKELEHEEKDIT